The sequence CACCGATGCCCTGCATGCCTCCATCCACCACCGGACTgctttcctccttctcctccctggaCTTTTAGGTAAAGCCTCAGTAGCTGCCCCCACTAAAGCTGTTCTCACCCAGTTATTCATACCATCCGCATCACCTGTCATATCCACCAGAGCCATCCATCACCTGCTCACCCAGCTCCTGAAACTGATCGCTCTTTGCCTGTCCAAACACCCACCTGTTCGCATTCGAAAGTGTCACACAAACTTAAAAATGTAATGCTCATGGGGGGCCGTTCATGCAGGAACTAATTGGGTGCTGggagggaggaagaagggggatGTTCCTGCAGATAAAAtaatgcccacatgcaggaacgccccTAATTGCGGGCTGCAGTTGCACACTATTGGTCCAGCTAGCGAacataaatgtattttgaaaaATTGGCAAGAATTGacattgccaagaaacggaaATGTGTTGAGAAGAAATACATATACACAATATTTAAAAGCCAGCTCCTCCCTCGCCAGGGACCGATCATCTCGAAAACTAAAGCAAATACGATGCGTCGGCCCACAAACAATGTGGTTTCGGGTTGATCCAAGTCTTTTGGCTGTGTGTCAGGCTGTCTgcctactgtattgtactgtgagAAGGCAGGCAGATAGGGGGCACCTCACCAAAATCTCCCGCTCAACTCCACATTCAATCCCCCCACCAACTTACCTTCTAACTTCAACGCGTTTTAAAACCGACCACGGGATTTAAACATCTGATTGCTTTATTTATTGATTCTATTTTCGGTTAGTTTATGGTTTGTGTTTTTACACTCCGGGAGGGCAGAAATGGCCGCCAACATGTACCGGGTCGGAGGTATgtcacattgtttttttttttgatgAAGTCGAAACATGCAGATTTTCTATCAATGCGgcaaatgtgttattttatcTTAAATATATACCTGTGGTGTCATTTCTGATATTATACATGCAAACGTGTGCTGTCCTTTCCCGGAGAAACGCATGGATTTCCCAATATTTGCGATTCTAATGGGTCAGGCCTCGCGACTATCGTGGCCATACCAGTTAGCCGTTAGCTCGCATGCTACACCATAAACATTCACTATTTTATTCTTTAGCTTTATGCACGTATCTTCACTTCATATCCCATTTAATCCACACATGCACGGCCATGCATTGCATGATTTGCTGTGTGCGTGTTTGATTGACTTTGTTGTTTGGAATAGGTGCCTTTTGTATTTGGCTCCTTTTTGGCACGCATCCATGTATTACGGCTCCTTATTGCGTTAGCTAGGAACTAGCCAACTACCCCCCTGGCTAGCAGTGCAGGCTTTGTTGCCAATGCAATCAATTATCTTAACCGTTACAAATAACGCTCTATTGTTTGACAGTGTGAAGGAAATGTCCCGTACATCTTTATTTGGTCGTTTTACTGTCGGTCATATTCAGATGGCTACATAACTAGCTATGTGGTTAGCCACCTAACAGTTAGATAGCTGTTGATGGCATCCGACATTGTCTCATGATGGCGTCGCGTGAATGAGTCTTTCACGTTTGCGAGGATAGCCAGTAGCCAGCTTCTGTTTTATGATACTTATCCCACAACATCTGGGCAACAAAGTCGGCGGTAAAGGAAGTTGTATTTCATGTATGATAacgttacatatatatatatatatatatatatatacacgcgCTGCCGGGTGAAAAGATTTACTGGCAACAATGTAACGATTTTTTTTCTCCTACGAGGCTACAGAATATTGGAATGGGTCACGTGATGTCTAATTTGTTGTCATCTTGAAGCTAGTTCTTGGTGATGTGCTTTCCACCGGATGTCACTTGCTGTGTATTTGCATTGCATCAAtatgatatactgtatgataTTATTGCTATGATATTTTAATCAACTCTGTTAAATCTGGCTTTGGGTTGAGAGTGGTTGTCTGTGTATGGTCTGTCTTTCTGAGTAGAGGTGTGAACTGTGTGCGTGCAGTATGGTAGCAAGCCATTTTGATGACTGTTGACAGGCATCTGTAGGTAGAGGTGCCACTCAGATCTGCTTGACTTGTTTATCTCTGACCTGAACCACCAACTCTCGGAaggaatttgtgtgtgtgtgactgtgtaccCTGGCTCCCAGCATTTGACTACTGCAGCCTCTGCCAAGGGTTCTGGATCTTTATGGCACAGACAGGATACGGTGGCCTGGCCGCTTAACTGCAGGGTCACTGGTTTAAGCCCCATTAGGGTTGTTCCACCCTGTTGTTGAATTAGGTGTTAGAACAGGgctggaataaaagcctgcacacccagtagttGTAATGGATATATGTACTGGTTATATGGCAGGCCGCGTGTTAACGTGATGTTATTCTGTTCTCTTCCAGACTATGTATTCTTTGAGAATTCCTCCAGCAACCCTTACCTGATCCGCCGGATAGAAGAACTCAACAAGGTACTGCCCGCCCTGGAGTGTTTGTGTAATTCAAGTACTCTGGCCGATGTGCCTGAGGAGGGAATAGGTGGAATGCCTGTCTGTTTTGTgactttccctctcctcccctgcgcttgtgtgtgtgtgtgtgtgtgtgtgtgtgtgtgtgtgtgtgtgtgtgtgtgtgtgtgtgtgtgtgtgtgtgtgtgtgtgtgtgtgcgcgcatgcgcgCGCGAGATTGTGTGTGTAATATGACGCGTAGCAACAGATGTTACCTGCCTACAATTGTCATTTTCAACCGGCAGGTGAGAATGGGCACacttcctcccttccccctcgCTCTCCATCAGTATTAGAGATGTGACCTTGGGAAACATTTTATTAACATTTAAACCTCCATTTTTCTATCGTTTTTTCCCGCTGAAACgataaaaattcataaaattcCACGTGAATTCACAATGTAGATGGTCTACATCACGCTTCCCTTAGAGAGAGACAAATTTATAATTTATGCTGCTAGGGGGCTCTTGCTTTTAATGATTGGCCTTGCAGCTTGTTTGTAATCACAAGTCATCAAACCGGCACTAGGCTACGGTCATAGAGCCTCCCTGTGGCAAGTTATTAGGAGATATCTAGGCTAAtaaatggaagatggaattataATGACAGAACtaaaagttaaatgagaaggacAAGCTACAAcaccaagagccaacaggtatGCTGCTATTTAATAATCTGAACTGAGTTATTTACTGTAGGATTAGGAAGGGGAGAAAGTGCACAGTTCAAGTTACATTATGTTGTCTCAATTAAcctagctaacgctagctagcttaaCAAGCGCCACTCCATTTGATGCCGTCAAGACAGGTACTATGTATTGAGATGATAAATAACTAGCGATGAATTAGTCTACCAGCATGAGTCAACCTTGTtgcaatctctctctccccttccccgcTCCCCTCGTCACTCACAATTGAGCTGCTCCTCTGCTTCAAGCCTCTCACTCTACCTTGTGCATTACAGCTCCGGTTAGTAAAGTAgctaaaaaaatatttgtttttttccctcctaCTAACGTCACAGCATTATTGCATTAGGTATTTGTCAAATTTTTATGTTCCCTCTGATGATGATtgggacctgttagtggtagttttgAGAACTGCACTGTGATTTTAATTTGTGAAAGGGGAAAAAAGTTTTTCATGTTAGGGAATTTTTTATCATGTTAAGACTCCCAATTTCATTTAAAGTTCACACCCCTAATCcgttcctccctcccctctctcctcctccatgcttttcCTCCAGTGTGTTTAATCTCAGAGGAGACAAAACATCTGTCTGACCAATCAGGCAATCAATCAATGTATAGTATCTTTTTTGTATATAATGTATGTAAACCTTGTGTAAATTCCtcagtctgtttctgtctctgttgttTTTTGCTAGTAACACCATGTTACCGAGTAACATTCTGGGGATGCGGAAATGTACTTTGCAAATAAATTATCTTTCAGTCGGTGTCGTGGCTATTGGGCCAGGGAGCAGCGTCTCAAACTTGTCACTTAGTCCCAGcccctctctctcagttcaaATCAAGACAGTGTTTTTAAAGTGTTTAtactctctctccccgtcccatAGACAGCCAGTGGTAATGTGGAGGAGTATTATTTGTGATAAATCTGTGTTTTAAGAGTTCActttacgtctctctctctctcccttcagacGGCCAGTGGCAATGTGGAGGCCAAGGTGGTGTGTTTCTACAGAAGGAGAGACATCTCACACAGCCTCATACAGTTGGCTGACAAACATGCAAGTAAGTGGCTCTGTGTGTGGGTCGGTCCGTCCGTCCACATGTGTGCTTTTGTGTATTAGTGTAACAATAGGCGGTAGCTGAATGTCTGGAGAGTTTCCTGATCCTTACAGCAGGGGTCCAGGCTCAGACGGtcgtgtttagtgtgtgtgtgtgtatatgtgtgtgcgcaGAGGACttagaggaggagaaagaggaggagaaagagagtccGTTGGAGGCAGAGCTGACAGACAAACAGAAGCATCAGTTACGCCACAGAGAACTGTTCCTCTCCCGTCAGTATGAGAGTCTACCAGCCACACacatcaggtacacacacacaccctgctgtaACAGGCAGTACCCCTGCATACCCACTCATCCAGCCATAAAACCATGTTAACACAGACAACGGTGCTCGTTTTCTCTCCTTTCACTCCCCCATCTCTTTGTCTCgctcctctttctgtctctctttttttcaGGGGGAAGTGTAGTGTGGCATTATTGAATGAGACTGAAGCTGTCCTCTCCTACCTGGACAAAGAGGTAAGGGGGCATGTGTTTGTGCACCATGCATCCACATCTGCCATTTAAAATGCCTCCCATACcattctagtgtgtgtgtgtgtgtgtgtgtgtgtataatgtaaaacgtgtgtgtgttttacgTAGGATACGTTCTTCTACTCGCTGGTCTACGACCCTACCCAGAAGACACTGTTGGCTGATAAAGGAGAGATCAGAGTGGGACCACGCTTTCAGGCCGATGTACCTGACATGCTACAGGAgggtaggcagacagacagacagacagacagacagacagacataccatACGTTctttacacacactcacaccctctGACTGTATGCATCTCTTTGTAGGGGAATCAGATGAGTGGGACCAGTCAAAGTTAGAGGAGAAGCTGTGGGATCctgactgtcctctctccagcaAACAGATTGACCAGTTCCTGGTGGTCGCACGGTACGACatttaacctctaacccctgacctctcagtTCCTTGATCTCTAGCCCCTGACCTCAAAACTGTGTTTGTAGGGCGGTGGGGACGTTTGCCAGAGCGCTGGACTGTAGCAGCTCGGTCAGACAGCCCAGTCTACATACGAGTGCAGCTGCCGCCTCCCGAGACATCAcactggtgagacacacacacacaccatttttaATTGTCCTGAGTTTAGCTGGTTCATCTGCGGCTGTAACCTTCTCTAACGTCCACGGATAAACTCTATAACGTTcgatctgcctgtgtgtgtgtgtctagttcCATGCGATGGACACGCTGCATCGTCATGGTTACGACCTGTCCAGTGCGTTGAGTGTGTTGGTGCCGTCCGGTGGGCCGGTGCTGTGTCGGGatgagatggaggagtggagcgCCTCGGAGGCAGCCATGTTTGAGGAGGCTCTGGAGAAATACGGAAAGGACTTCAACGACATAAGACAAGACTTTGTAAGTCTCAGTGTGTGTGGAGGTCAGGTGCTCATGAATAGCCATACATGTGAGATTGCCTGTATATATAGTCAAGTGTGTTTGCGTTTGACATGTTGGGTTCAGAATAACCCTGGTTAGCCTGCTCTTCAATATTCTTGAGGGATCTGACCCACAGACATCAAAAACATGAATTATTAATACTTTTCCCTCACTTTAGCTACCGTGGAAGTCTTTGACCAGTATAATAGAGTATTATTACATGTGGAAGACAACAGACAGATACGTACAGCAGGTAAGTCTCAGTATCTCTACACCActcctgctaactagctagcttgcttagCTGTTAGCCACAGCGTAGCATCCAGTGCCAAGCTATTCTCTGGTCTTCCCTTGGCTTGCAGTctaactctcctctctgtttctctctgagcAGAAGAGACTGAAGGCAGCAGAGGCAGAAAGCAAACTGAAGCAGGTTTACATCCCCACATAGTAAGTCAAtgttttagaggtcgaccgattatgatttttcaatgctgataccgatttattggaggaccaaaaaaagccgatatcaATTTTGagatatatttgtaataatgacaattacaacaatactgaatgaacacttttatttttacttaatataatacataaataaaatcaatttagtctcaaataaataataaaacatgttcaatttggtttaaataatgcaaaaacaaagtgttggagaagaaagtaaaagtgcaatatgtgccatgtaaaaaagctaacgtttaagttccttgctcagaacatgagaacatatgaaagctggtgtttccttttaacatgagtcttcaatattcccaggtaagaagttttagtttgtgtagttattataggactatttcgctCTATACCATTTATATTTCATATacatttgactattggatgttcttataggcactttagtattgccagcctaatttcaggagttgataggcttgaagtcataaacagcgctgtgcctcaagcattgctaagagcggCTGGCAAACGGAGGAAAGtgcagtttgaatgaatgcttacgagcttgctgctgcctaccacagctcagtcagactgctctatcaaacatacatttacatttaagtcatttagcagacgctcttatccagagcgacttacaaattggtgcattcacctataatatccagtagaacaaacactttacaatagtgcatctaaatcttttaaagggggggggggggttagaaggattactttatcctatcccaggtattccttaaagaggtggggtttcaggtgtctccggaaggtggtgattgactccgagTAGAAGAacatcaaatcatagacttaattataatataataaacacacagaaatacgagccttaggtcattaatatggtcaaatctggaaactataatttcgaaaacaaaacatttatttttccagtgaaatacggaaccgttccgtattttatcaaacggatggcatccctaagtctaaatattcctgttacattgcacaaccttcaatgtcatgtcataattatgtacatttctggcaaattaattacggtctttgttaggaagaaatggtcttcacacagttcacaacgagccaggcgacccacactgctgcatataccctgactctgcctgcactgaacgcaagagaagtgacacaatttcaggcACCGcgttgattatatgcaacgcaggacacgctagttaaactagtaatatcatcaaccatgtgtagttaactagtgattatgttaagattgattgttttttataagataagtttaatgctagccatcaacttaccatggctccttgctgcctgcgctcacgtaacaggtggtcagcctgccacgcagtttcctcttggaatgcaatgtaatcggcgtccaaaaatgccgatttccgatttgttatgaaaacttgaaatcggccctaattaatcagccattccgattaatcggtcgacctctggtatgtatgtatgtttgattgagtgtgtgtgggtgtataatGTCCATatacactacatcaccaaaagtatgtggacacctgctcgtcaaacatctcatgggtattaatatggagttgttcccctcctttgctgctataacagcctccactcttctgggaaggctttccactagatgtcgggacattgctgtggggacttgtatccgttcagccacaagagcattagtgaggtcgggcactgatgttgagcgattaggcctggctcgcagtcggtgttcctttcatcccaaaggttttggATGGGGTTGTGTCATGAGAATTTTGAATCCCAATGGTAAaaactaacaatcaataagcttagactaatccccaaggtttgtaagaca is a genomic window of Salmo trutta chromosome 10, fSalTru1.1, whole genome shotgun sequence containing:
- the LOC115201187 gene encoding metastasis-associated protein MTA3, which encodes MAANMYRVGDYVFFENSSSNPYLIRRIEELNKTASGNVEAKVVCFYRRRDISHSLIQLADKHAKDLEEEKEEEKESPLEAELTDKQKHQLRHRELFLSRQYESLPATHIRGKCSVALLNETEAVLSYLDKEDTFFYSLVYDPTQKTLLADKGEIRVGPRFQADVPDMLQEGESDEWDQSKLEEKLWDPDCPLSSKQIDQFLVVARAVGTFARALDCSSSVRQPSLHTSAAAASRDITLFHAMDTLHRHGYDLSSALSVLVPSGGPVLCRDEMEEWSASEAAMFEEALEKYGKDFNDIRQDFLPWKSLTSIIEYYYMWKTTDRYVQQKRLKAAEAESKLKQVYIPTYNKPNPNQISVTNGKMATVNGAGPGAYHAAGGGRACESCYSMQSAQWYSWGPPNMQCRLCVSCWMYWKKYGGLKMPSRAEAPEEKTPPSPVPNEPRSRGHGPRQSSHMVPVRNSGSPKSSTKTKQAFLLQATRLTKLARHMCRDIIRLRRAARRPFVPINCGAIKAECKSSFNS